atataaaaattaattggatcAAATCTTCTTGTCCTAGTCATTTTAAAAACTATCTTCATTCACGTTCATTATTCCAAACTTATCAATCATTTATgcatgaataaaacaaaaaacacTATCAGTGTTATGCTTAACATACATTAAAATATatccataatttttttgttaaagtttcatattgattattagaATACTATTCAATTATAACATGGTATTGAGTAAGTTTTTTATGTGggtttgtttttaaattttcatttgggTTCACTGTAGATGGTAGACGGAAATACAGTAACCATAACTAGTCTTAGATTATTTTAATCAACAAAAGTGGTTGTGGCAATTCACAGGCTTTTCATTCAAGGTGTGTTATCATCGTTATCTATATTATCCATCAAACATAATTGAATGTATCATCGGTTTAATAAAGAGTTCAATTTATCGTTCACAGCACACACGCTCTATGCAAACATATCGCCTGGCAAGGGTGTCAATCTACACAGGGCCCATGATGGAACCCTGCTAGGCAGTGAGTGGGGGGGGGATGAGACGCCGAGGGGGAAACCGACGCTAAAAAACTAAAGTTGAAGGTGTGAAACGGGGAACTTGATCCCCAACACCCCAACTCAGCTCCCCTCTGCTGCCACTTGAAACAAAGAGAGTTAGCACGCGCAAGGTTTCTTTCATGTTgtgttctcctcctccacctcctcatcttcctccagGGGAGGGGGAATATAAAAAACAACGACCCTTTCTTGCCCTTCAATGCCCTTCCGCCTTTGTTGGTCCCTCTCGGGTGCCGATCTTACTCACGATTTCACGACCACCCTATTTTGCAAAATATGTGTAAGTCAGAAGCCTACTTCCGAACTACGGTCTGTATATTTTCACAGAATATCATTTCTACTTACTTGAAGGTTAATTTTAGTGAGCTCGAAAGTAGATCCCCATCTATAAAAtagaagcatagagaaaagatagcacaagaagatatacTATGGTATAAGGTGTTCATCTTCCAGTTGtcattgttaactcaagccgatagtacTATTAAGTAGGCCTAgttgtttttcgtgaagctatgtgacgctggtagtctatcATACTGTTCCGTTCTTAaactcttaccccaacaaaacattaataaattatagacAGCAGTCGACTGTAATCGGCTTTAGTTAACAAGAAATCAGCTTGaagtttggaacataaacgctctCTACCATGGGATCTCtcattatgctattttttctctgtggtaGTATTTATGGAAAGTAGATGGATAGAAATACATTTATTTCATCCAGTGATCCTTCAATTATAGACAGCAGTCGACTGTAATCGGCTTTAGTTAACAAGAAATCAGCTTGaagtttggaacataaacgctctCTACCATGGGATCTCtcattatgctattttttctctgtggtaGTATTTATGGAAAGTAGATGGATAGAAATACATTTATTTCATCCAGTGATCCTTCAGTATTTATGGGTAGTATTTATGGAAAGTAGATGGATAGAAATACATTTATTTCATCCAGTGATCCTTCTGTCAAAGGCTTTCACGGATTCCTTATGCCATGGGTTCATAATTCTCCCAAAATTAATAGGTGTCATCTTATACTCTGATGTAACTTCCGACTTAGTCTAACACGTAtaaaatagagaaagagaatacAATGTAATCTAATTCGTCATTAACATCAAGCAGAGTATAATTTGTTATGAGATAACAAGCTGTGCTCTTAGCAGTGATTGCTTATTCAAGGTATGATAATAGTTGTACATAGAATAAACGCTATATTCACCATATAACTTCCACCCTGGATTCACTCccactatagtggggtccacgttataatggcaatgtttgattagcaatggtaatgctatccttgtctatcattcaacaaagcggataacgctatctctttctcgctttgctttgttgctaGATCGTagtttaacaatgtagaattaacaattaattaacaaaatatttcatcttaattattatgaaaattattgaagaatataatttcttgctaaataaaatataattgattattttaaatgagaatgaaccgttaatattacatcaataaacctttatttagaaggcattgacaagacagaggatcggcaacgtttttctcctatccttctccaccgccattataacgtggacctcactatagtattatgTGGAGCTGTCAAATTGTTAgaactttatttttttgtgattccaCAGGAATTTCTTCAACTACTTGGCTGGCCAGTAACTACTAGCGGCAGCGAATCGAGGTTAGAAGTTATATTATGGCATAGCGtgtagaataagaaaaataagtTAACTCTTACTTCTTCATTAACAACTCAACCCTTTACTTTATAAACAAGTTAAGTAAGTCTCAAGATTAATATTATAGGGATATAAACTATCCTTGGATCAAACCTTGGATCACTAGAATTGAATCTAATCTGTGGTACCATATAACAGAACCAGCAATCCAGCATTATTAGTACTAATACTGTAATCCCATTTCTTCTATGATGAGATTACCAGAAacctgtcagcattgtttgaatgggcaGCATTGATGAGAGTTACTGACAGTTACTGGAGTGAATATCGATGTAGTTTTCTCAGAGATTCATGTTCTATCTGTCGTAGTATCCTAATACTTATTCATTATTGAACAATCTTGTATCAAAACTAATCCAGAATTCGCTGATATTTGAACTTATTTTTAAACTACTGTTGGATGAATGAAGAAAAGCTTGTAGTTTTTTtatgagataacaataaataatactctaagtagagattgaatattcaagggatgataattataatattcaaggtatcataataattttgtagaataatCGCTATATTCACCATATAACTCGCACCCCGGATTCACTCCCACTAGTATTATGTGGAGCTGTCAAATTGTTGGAAGTGTATTTTTTGTGATTCCACTGGAATTTTCGTGGTAAATAGTATTCTACattattcttttatattttAAGTATTCTAAATACAGtgaattacaaaaattaaacaTCATTGCAATTCTAGTAATAATAGTTTTGATACAAGACATTGACGTAttcgagatttatttatttattcattcataaatggagacaacgggggtCACCCCAAATCTGTCTCCTttacatatttgtacaatacaatattgagattaaaaaaaaaggaaaaaaggaaaGGAGATAGGAGAGAAATGAGAACAGACAGACATGTATTCACTAAGAatgtaaatttattaaattaaatttggtTACTATACTTCTTTCACTTGACACAGCCATAATGATACAAATTGGTATGATGAATGTGCATAATGTACGGCAGTATTCTAAGTATTTTATGtatcataatataatcaataattactatTAATAGAATTAGTAATTCATCTACTGTAGTTCTATGAATGGATGGATCTTATTTAACCGATAAATTAGGTTAGTGATAGCTATCCCGTAAAACAAATTTTTTGAATGgaataatgttcaaatattatAGGATAAGTAGGTATTGTTGACGGAAGACTataatatagtttttttttgtgaatatggTGGctgaagaataatataaattattttgcaGTTGAAATGACAATATTGGTAACGCAAGAAGATGAAGTAGTGATCATTCCAAATGATTAATacaaaagtgattgaataataataattgttgagatGTTATTGGAACAActtgaatcatcaatgaagTTTTTCAACAGAAACATTCCAAAACTTACACTAATAAAGTAggtgtattattataatatggcGTTATTGTATCAATTTTCTCTTATCTATCAGAGTAAATACCTAATTGACAAAGCCTTGTGAAAGAAAGATTGGTCCTTTCTCAAAAACAATTTTCGTATCTTATGGCTTCATGGActcattattcatttaaataaaatagaacGCTTCTGTGTGAATtatatgtttttaaataataaatgtacaaaatttgacaacacacaatacaatacataaATACAAGGActatacacatacatacataaatacatataaaCAATACAAATTCTATTCCATATAACTACTATACTTatagattaattatttatcttcAAATTCTTGAGATTAGTTATTTTGTGATGCATTTTGAGGACTCCGTTTTTatgtatttacaatataaataaactGTCTATTTACATATTGTATGCGAGTGTTATTACTCCTATCCGTTTTGTATGTTTATACAATATTCACActaattattatatactatgAAAGAGTATATTGTAGCATAATATATTATGGCTTAACTTATTTTATTCGATAGAAAACTTGTACTATGAGTTAGTCTGAAGAAATGCTTAATTAAAGGTGCCCACAAAAGACTTCACAATAGAAATATCATACATAGGAATTCATAAAATGACCCCAACTCTCAGTAAGGTCTAACTCTGTCCAGTATTGTCAGATTTCTATAATTTTAGGTTTCCAATTGTCCAATAATAAAATACTGCTGAACAATTTCAATacttaattattgattttagaGTTTAGGATTCAGTTCTTAACAttcattcaaaacattatttataatcttacaaattttgtaaaatgcTTTAAAATGATTACTTTTAAGACTTGAGTGGACTCCAGCCATAATTTATACCAGGCAACCATGGAACTAACAATAACACTATACAACATTCACATCACATGTATTTACGTATATAGTTTTTCCCACAACGATTTAGATTAAGAGCTTTATGCCAATAAAGTTTATTCTATAAGTAATTCCTGAGTTATTCTTCCAATATCTAAGAACTGTACATTTTCTGAACTTGTGATTCTTCTAGAATTTGTGATCTAAAATAAATTCTGTTACACGAATAACTTACTGTTCAGATATTATTGAGAGAGAAATATTTTCCATTAATTTTCAACTACTGggaaatttaatttatattctcgaaatgataaattacattataatccACAAAATgctgaattttaattttttgtcaGGTTTGTCCACAGATGAATCGGTTCAAAACATATTACTCACTTTCAAAGTTTATTATTCATCCACTATAATTGGTACAGTATTGAATGTAAGAGCTACAGGATAATTATTGCACAAGAATTAGAGGGCTACtgtatttttgttatatttatCCCTGCTCAGGGAGAACCATGGGTTTTCAGTATTATAATTTACACTttcttacaattattattcaaaataaaacattccGCACATAGTACTTTTGGTATATGGCATGTTACTGGAATTTCAAGCTGAATTGCATTATTAGTACTGttaaagtttcaaatttaaGACTATAATAAGACTCCAAAGAAAcgactaaaatttaaaaatttaagtgAAACAAGTCAGAGGAGGCTATCTGTGAGAGCTTTTAATGAAAAGTGTCACCCCTGATAGTTGGTCTAGTGGTTTCCATTGTTGAAAGTATAATAGGCTTAACACAATTTTGAATGTGAAAGGACTCCTAAAAGGCTGAGCCCATTCTTCTACAAGCCATCAATCTGAAATCTCTGGAGGAGGTGTTCCAAGAATTGAGGAGACAGCTAACCCACTTTTTGGGACTTGCTCATTCTTCCAAATTCCCTCCCACCCTCTCTCTACTAGttcattcatcttcttctttatctttccTCTCTACACATTCCTCTTGTCTTGTACATCACTCCGACTACCCTGTTTGTAGGAGAAAACAAGgaaaaatcataatttcaaAGTACTAGCCTGTCAAGCTTAACGTTCCCTCACTTATTTACAACGGAAATAATGCAGAATCATGACAGTTTTCGGCCTGACTTTTATGTTTTGGATGTTGAAGGTGGTCTTGAGTGGGCCTTAAGAAGGAGGGGGGATGGACCACCTCTCGAGGGATGCTTCAATTCAAATCTTCGACCTCGACTAAATCCTCTTTACTGTCAAACACATCTTCATTAAGTTGCACCTGAACATCTtccagtgagattcactccaatctgtcagtatttcttATGGATAACAGGAATGTGTTCCTTTCAAAGAATGCTGATTAAAGTAAATCTCATTTTACATGAGATTTGACTTATAAATCCCACGAAACACTACTTTTGGAGTTTTCCTATCTCTCAAGTTTATTCACGATACAGATAAATAGACAATACAAGTCAGTTTACTTCCATGATGATGCATGATAAATAGCCTACGTGCTGTTCTTGAAAATTCGAGTTATGGTTGACTATAAGATATCAATTTCTTGTAGGTCatgaacattaaattattttcttcaagaaGGTTATGATGTGTTCTTATGAGTTCTACTGCTCCTTCACAATCTACAAAATCAAGAATACAATTCTCCACTATTCAAATTCCTTTGTAGCTGCATATTCAACAGATTTATCCCCTAAAAACCCGATCAAATACAAAGATAATGGTCGTAAAAAGTAATCTAAGCAGGAGCAAACGTTaaataatatccatatattacaGAAGAGCTATTGACGCTTACTTTtggaatttcattatttcatgaGCCAACATAGTAGGGGTTCTTTATATGGAAAATTTAATACGCGgcaaaattattacctgtgtgCTAGTGTTTTCGTATTTGTATGATAATTTCGACGTGGCTGGGAGCTAGGAAGCGTATGTGCATTGAGAATTTCTCTTTGTCACGAAAAAATAGAGGTAGCGTTTATTTTGCATGTAACTCGACATTTTTCATTCGTGAATTTAATATGCTCGTAACTTTTCATGCTAACCGTATATATATAGAGTGTCTCCAGAATTATTTCTAATTCAAGGCTcgtttttttcaaagtttattgCGACTTTTCTTATTATGCACTTTCTTATTTATGGCATGATGAATGAGCTTGATTAAAGTAAATGTGCCACGATTTCACTTATTTTACGTCTCAATTAAGGTCGCAAAAGGTGGTAATTTTGTTGACTTAGTTAAGCGAGAAATCGGAAGATAGGCTCTGTTTTAACAGAGAGAGAAGATGTTTTATCAAAGTTCCAGGTTTTGTGTttctagaaaaataataattttatcatcaCAACTGAGGAAATGTGATTCCAACACTCTTTATTCAAAGGTGCTGCAAATGTCAGGTTATTGAAATCAAATTATTCGTAGTTCCAGAGCTGTTCaatgtaaataattatattattgaatgagtCCTTTTCTGTCAAAATCTCTGGTGTTAGtatcatatttgaaataatcagaagttgaaaatgaaataaacataCATTACCAGATTCACAAAATTACAGTAGCCCcagtatttcataataattattatatacaatattattgaacaaatatagtagcctatattatgGCAAGTAGAAACATAATTAAACGCAATAATTATGATGAGTAATGAGTCTAGCTCATGACaaaattattctatctaatcgAATAATTCATCTTGTAAGATAATAGGTCATCTTGCTATTTCAGGTCGGAGTATGACtagatttcatattattatatacaatacaTCTAAATAATATGATCAAATGTTGCTAAACTCTACAATAtctttttacaaaaaatatataatcatattatcAGACGGAAAATGTTTGATGAGTCAAGTAACATTTTATGTGAAATGCTGTCTGATTATGTACTTTATCTGTATGTATTCTAGACTATGGTATCTACAGTGTTtagatttgaaaaaacaaacatttccTCCTCCATAACTCTAgaataatttcataaaattaagtttttatgaaattttgtaattttctataaaaatacaaaatatttgagcgcttaaaattttgttttcaaccGAAAATATTTTCAGTTCTCAGtacatgatttttataatttaggCTCTATTGTTATTTTCctactgaataataattattattatgggaGTAATTAGATAGTATCTTtacaattttgtaaaaataagcAGCAAAGTACTTTGTGAGTGGAACATGGGAgttcttccatttttataacTCCATTACACCTCAACTGATGACATAATCAGTACCTATTTCTGAATTGTTCAGTACTTGTCCTTGATTATCTGCTTTGCTGTTACTCACACTGTGTTTGTTGAGACTAGAGCCGTTCAGACGAGATGAGCACCATCTTGTAGGGGGCTGCGCGTTAGATGGGTCCATAGTTGGACAAGGCATGGTCACAGGATCCTTCCGAGTGGCGGGTGGGCGGGCCGGTGTGACCCGGGGGCGGTTGACGTCATACATGGCTGAGGGGCGGCTGATGGAGGCTGCCGGAGGCGGTGATGTGGGGTCCTGCCAGGAGCGTACCACTCTCACCAGCTGGAAGCACGTACTGTTGTTTGACGACACGCTGTTTCCCCGGGTTGATGAGGGCAGGATGTGCTGGTCCTGCACAGGATATCCTCCTGCAGAACCTCCTCCAGGAGCCTAATGTCTTCCCAGACCAGATCCACACACCTGATGTGATCCCCACAGCTAGCGCCATGAAATACTTCAACATCAGCACTGAGTACAAAGGTCGAGCTCGTTCCCGCTCACAGGGGCACACTAGCGGCATTGTCCATTTCTCGTGCAGGGTTGACTCATACAGATGACACCCAATCACCACAGTTGCCGGCACTGTGTACAACACACTGAACACACCGATCCTCATCATGAGTTTCTCAAGTTTGTCAGCCTTGCTACGCCCCGACAACCCACCCTGCTGCTTGATCACGTTGCGTATCCTGAACAACGACACAAATCCCCCAAACAAAAACGAGGTGCCCAGAAGCAGATACACAAGCAACGGCCCCAACACGAACAGTCTCAAATTGTCGACGTTTTGGTTGCCCACATAACAGATGCCTGCAACCGGGTCACCGTCAACAGCTTCGAGAAAGAGCACTCCGACCGCCTTGACAGTGGGCACAAACCAGGCTGCCAGGTGGAAGTACTGCGAGTAGCCAGCTATGGCCTCGTTGCCCCACTTGAGGCCGGCCGCCAGGAACCAGGTGAAGGACAGCACCACCCACCAGATCGACGATGCCATCCCGAAGAAGTACACCAGCAGGAACACCAGCGTGCAAGGGATGGGGCCTGATGCACTGTATCTAAAACAAACAAAGCACAGCCTATTAATATAAATGTCATTGATTAATAGGAGGAGTCTGATCGAATCTGCTGTCTGATGTAtcagataaattatcaatgatttatctatttccagctataaattcatttaagttgtagttggatgggaaaagagacgtcggaagaccgaggaagcggtggacaccggaacaggctttacaagcctagtccatgatggtgatgatgaaaTTCATTTCAAGTTATTGAGAAGTGAAACACTGTATTTAATCTTTCTTCACCCATCAAACTTCATAAATTTGATCctttattgtaatttttgatctaaaaaaatatgtaattaGTAATTcgcaaataataaaatgattgatagaGAAACAATGGCTACATTCCAAAGTGTTTCTCAAACGCATTtccatgaaaaaattaaaaatgtcaagaataatatttcGAGTTCCCTTGTGGATAATTTATTTGCATTGATATTGGAGAGATCATGATAACAGTAATCTGATTCTGTAATTTTAGAAATTACTGTAATTTATGACATGATGattggaaataatattatatctacagaaatatattatttgaatgaattccaTGTATCATTTTAATAAATGGAATACAGTATTTTTACTGTCAGTGAAATAttataagaaattataaaattgattcagGTGACaggaattgaataattcaaggtATTTCACAAAGAAGAATGAACTGATTTGAAACATGCCTATTGCTTCTAAAAATGCAATAATCAGTTGAAACTGTTTTTAAAGAGATAAGTTGGAAATATCAATTCTCTCATTAAATTCCGAAATAGATGCCTACTGTGGACATGAATGTATGaattaattgatcaataaaacTGAAGGAATAAGCCACTCCAATCCTCATCAAGAAGATAATTTGCTTGGTTTGTTTTAGAGCCTGAAACAAAGTGTTTACTTCAGCTACTGTACATAAGATGCATTATGTTATTAGCAGAAAtgtatagtgatgaaaaaatcaagttgataataatgatattcatgaaaaattgtacatcaTATTGACTTAGATTGAGTGACTAAGTTGGAAAATAGCAGAaagttttgacaatttcctgtTTTCCCCCCTAAATATTGTATGCTTCaccaaaaaatgaataaaaattgaataatgaaaccGAGTTAAAGAGCTAGCTTACTTTTACTAGAAAATTTTTACTAAAAAGGCAAAGAGTAATAATGTTCTCACCTAATCATCCTTCCATCACAGGCGACCTCCTCATGTCCGAGCGACACTCTGATGAGATAGCCGACGCTGACCATGAAGTAGCAGGCGGATAGGTACACAATCGGCCTCTCAGGGTACTTGAAGCGCTCCGTGTCAATCAGGAAAGTAATGAGTGTCATCAGAGTCGACACACAGCACAGACTCGACCACAGCGATATCCACATGGTCGCAAAGTCGCGTTCCTCGGGGTTAAAGAACACGCCGTGGCAGGGGAAGCCACAGTCGGGCTCGCCGCCGACGGAGATGCTGCGGTTGTAGTAGGGGGAGGATCGCTCGATCGGGACGAGAGGGGGTCGACAGCGGCAGTCACAGTCGGAGGGGAGGGAGTCTTGTGGCGAGGGGATGCAGTTCTTGGGGTTCTTGGCGCCTGGTCGGCAGCGAGGAGGTTGCTGGATAGGAGGTTGAACCACTCCTGGTACTCCGGGTCGCCTGGTGGGACGTGGAGAGGTGGGCGCCGGGGAGAACTCTGTTCGGTTGTTCTGCTCCATACAGAGATTGTCGGGGTCCCCGTAGGATGGCAGTTTGTCGCAGGCCATCCGTTCTGGCCACTGGAATCCGTACTTCTGCATCAAGGGCGCGCAGCCCGCACGCGCACGTTCGCACACACTCCGGCAGGCCAGGAGAGGTTTACGGTAATCTTCGATGCAGATGGGCGCGTACATCGAGCACAGGAAGAACTTCAGGTCGGCCGAGCATTTGATCTCCACTAGCGGCCAGAACTGGTGGACCtgtgaatgagaatgaaaatagaaatagaaaattgcTCAATATTAGAATTCAATGCtactagaattgaataaaacgaGGAGAAACAGTGATTgcttttcatcatcatcatcatcatgatatTCAAGATGTACAGCAATGCAGGGTTTCatattaattcataattaaactgcaaaaaagaaaaagaaaattttaattGGTTACTTGGAATATTTGAGATCTAGACTTCAGATGTATACATTTCAGATTTATAAAAATAGtgtatattacaataatgtTAAAGATTGCCAAATCAAACTGAATTACAGCTATATCCGTTAATTTTATTGCTAAAACTTTCAAAACTATAGCATCAGCTTATCTATTTGAATAGTTAAAAATGATTAATatgtgttgaaaaaaattaggtaAAATATCTTGTGAGGTTTATAGAGAAGTAATATGGTGTAATGGAgcagtaataataaattgaggTTGAAACTGGATTATTGAGTTGAATTCAATGTCATTCTTTGCAGTTCTAAATATagtcaaatttattgatatgcctatttttgaagttataaaatatttgcTACTCCCTTACCCTTTTCATCCTATCCCATTTACTCCACTCATACTCTACTTAAAATACGTGTCTTAAATTTGTTATTCTCTTCTCTATTCTACATTTTCCTATCTCCTTCGTCTTCCTCAACTATTCATTCTTGGTGATCCTATAGAGATTAGATAAAAAGCATcacatttaaataaataatgatagtcACCTCTAGCCCGGCCTCCTCCTGCGTATCATGGTTGAGTTCGTTGGGCATCGACGTGAGATTGTAGCCGATGCCTCGACACATGGGAATGGTGATCTCCTCACACCTCGACCCGCCGCCCCCGGCTGCTGGCGGGGCAGCATTCCCACCTCCTTGGCCACCATTGCCGCCTCCAGCCGCCACCAGCACCGGCTGAAGGTCGCCGCCTCTCGCCACTTGCACGAGTAGCGCCACAAGTAGCACTGCTACCGCCCCCGGAGAACAGCCGCCTCCACAAGCCATCACTCACAACCACCAGCTCAACATTACCGCCTTCTGTAACAAAAAAAGTGAATTCATTAGTAATTTGATCAGTAATTTCCCAATGTTAAATCCCACCCATATGGAAACTAACATACCGAATGCACATTtcttatggagaaataccacaggAAAAATACAACTAGATATggttgaaatttgacaataatcTATTTTGTTGTCGTCAAAGGGCTTTCAAAGCTCTAACAGAACTGTGCTGATTTCTCTCAAAAATAGACAAattaaaaagttgaattttaataTCATATCATGGACTCACTATAGCCTCCCAACCTCTGTACAGAGAGATCCGACAATCAATGGCTGTTTTATTTCTTTCCAGATTACTTCATGTATGCCTTGCTTAGCAGACCTTGCTCAGAAGTATGATATTAAATATCTCTTAAAACAAACCGAACTCAATTGAATTTACTCAGAGTAACAACGTTAGCCATGTCCAACATGAACCGACTATTTGGTCAAAGCAAAAACACTCACTATCGCAAACAAGGTCCGCTCCAAAATTCGATACCGGGCTATCCTTTTTGAAAGGCTGTGCTTCTCCCCTCCCTATTCCAGttgacaaa
The genomic region above belongs to Nilaparvata lugens isolate BPH chromosome 5, ASM1435652v1, whole genome shotgun sequence and contains:
- the LOC111049114 gene encoding frizzled-5, coding for MACGGGCSPGAVAVLLVALLVQVARGGDLQPVLVAAGGGNGGQGGGNAAPPAAGGGGSRCEEITIPMCRGIGYNLTSMPNELNHDTQEEAGLEVHQFWPLVEIKCSADLKFFLCSMYAPICIEDYRKPLLACRSVCERARAGCAPLMQKYGFQWPERMACDKLPSYGDPDNLCMEQNNRTEFSPAPTSPRPTRRPGVPGVVQPPIQQPPRCRPGAKNPKNCIPSPQDSLPSDCDCRCRPPLVPIERSSPYYNRSISVGGEPDCGFPCHGVFFNPEERDFATMWISLWSSLCCVSTLMTLITFLIDTERFKYPERPIVYLSACYFMVSVGYLIRVSLGHEEVACDGRMIRYSASGPIPCTLVFLLVYFFGMASSIWWVVLSFTWFLAAGLKWGNEAIAGYSQYFHLAAWFVPTVKAVGVLFLEAVDGDPVAGICYVGNQNVDNLRLFVLGPLLVYLLLGTSFLFGGFVSLFRIRNVIKQQGGLSGRSKADKLEKLMMRIGVFSVLYTVPATVVIGCHLYESTLHEKWTMPLVCPCERERARPLYSVLMLKYFMALAVGITSGVWIWSGKTLGSWRRFCRRISCAGPAHPALINPGKQRVVKQQYVLPAGESGTLLAGPHITASGSLHQPPLSHV